From a single Micromonospora sp. WMMD1102 genomic region:
- a CDS encoding PQQ-binding-like beta-propeller repeat protein: MAVLIDLGTERGLPETDPPPSPGSRRISARWLSGLLSGLLLFAGVTAAAPPTGALRPAGDLDLPAGSTYFVADDLLLVATAPAGRSGTSDADDLSGTLSAYALPGGKRRWTVPVDTAGRHYAELAGDVLLVAELDPVGRRTVTVARSARTGALRWSRPGRVIRVAGSGLGLGVSEVRSVSGAGRRLEGAVEAVELASGQVRWRLPLASTAVVQPVPGDPARVLVVHDDVRARVHDLGTGAPVGAGELPPADYAQSNPWVVGGRLVLRHPAGRDPAVSGYDLPGLTRRWTRPGAGTGEVVRDCAGLACLDGGSRVVALDPATGAQRWSRLRPRGWNSIVRSPDLLIRPDAHQGRSLLAVADGATLRILGVLPPGVVDCRAGAAAVVCRTAPDRLGVWRLTGPA; the protein is encoded by the coding sequence ATGGCGGTACTCATCGACCTCGGCACCGAGCGCGGCCTGCCGGAGACCGATCCGCCGCCCTCGCCGGGTTCTCGACGGATCTCGGCGCGCTGGCTGTCGGGGCTGCTCTCCGGTCTGCTGCTGTTCGCCGGGGTCACCGCCGCCGCGCCGCCGACCGGGGCGCTGCGGCCGGCGGGCGATCTCGACCTGCCGGCCGGGAGCACCTACTTCGTCGCCGACGACCTGCTGCTGGTCGCCACCGCGCCGGCCGGCAGGTCCGGCACCTCCGACGCGGACGACCTGTCGGGGACACTCAGCGCGTACGCGTTGCCGGGTGGGAAGCGGCGGTGGACGGTACCGGTCGACACGGCCGGTCGGCACTACGCGGAGCTGGCCGGCGACGTACTGCTGGTCGCCGAACTCGACCCGGTCGGCCGGCGTACGGTGACCGTCGCCCGGTCGGCCCGGACGGGCGCGCTGCGCTGGAGCCGGCCGGGTCGGGTCATCCGGGTCGCCGGCAGTGGACTCGGGCTCGGGGTCTCCGAGGTGCGCAGCGTCTCCGGCGCGGGTCGCCGGCTGGAGGGCGCCGTCGAGGCGGTGGAGCTGGCCAGCGGGCAGGTCCGGTGGCGGTTGCCGCTGGCGTCGACCGCCGTGGTGCAGCCGGTGCCCGGCGACCCGGCCCGGGTGCTTGTGGTGCACGACGACGTCCGGGCGCGGGTGCACGACCTCGGCACCGGCGCGCCGGTCGGCGCCGGTGAGCTGCCGCCGGCCGACTACGCGCAGAGCAATCCCTGGGTGGTCGGTGGCCGGTTGGTGTTGCGGCACCCGGCGGGGCGGGATCCGGCGGTCAGCGGGTACGACCTGCCGGGGCTCACCCGGCGGTGGACCCGGCCGGGTGCGGGGACCGGCGAGGTGGTGCGGGACTGCGCGGGCCTGGCCTGCCTGGACGGCGGGTCGCGGGTGGTCGCCCTGGATCCGGCGACCGGGGCGCAGCGGTGGAGCCGGCTGCGGCCCCGGGGCTGGAACTCGATCGTCCGGTCCCCGGACCTGTTGATCCGGCCGGACGCGCACCAGGGCCGGTCGCTGCTGGCGGTGGCCGACGGTGCGACGCTGCGGATCCTGGGTGTCCTGCCGCCCGGGGTGGTGGACTGCCGGGCCGGCGCGGCCGCCGTGGTCTGCCGGACCGCTCCGGACCGGCTCGGCGTGTGGCGGCTGACCGGACCGGCCTGA
- the argJ gene encoding bifunctional glutamate N-acetyltransferase/amino-acid acetyltransferase ArgJ — MSVTAPRGFRAAGVAAGLKSSGDPDVALVVNDGPDAAAAGVFTTNRIKAAPVLWSQQVLGGGLVRAVVLNSGGANACTGAPGFQDTHATAEHTAATLSGAAGGAAVGAGEVAICSTGLIGERLPMDRLLPGVAAAVAGLTTDGGAAAAEAIMTTDTRPKTTVVDGAGWTVGGMAKGSGMLAPALATMLCVVTTDAVAGPAMLDEALREACRVSLERVDSDGCLSTNDTVLLLASGASGIAPGQAELTAAVTTACRDLARQLVADAEGASKEVAIEVVGAAGEDDAVEVGRAVARNNLVKTALFGNDPNWGRILAAVGTTAAAFEPDGVDVAVNGVWVCRSGAAAEDRSKVDLTGRQVTIRIDLHAGPAEATIWTNDLSHAYVHENSAYST, encoded by the coding sequence ATGAGCGTCACCGCACCCCGGGGATTCCGCGCGGCCGGCGTGGCCGCCGGACTCAAGAGCAGCGGCGACCCCGACGTCGCGCTGGTGGTCAACGACGGGCCGGACGCCGCGGCGGCCGGCGTCTTCACCACCAACCGGATCAAGGCCGCGCCGGTGCTCTGGAGCCAGCAGGTGCTCGGCGGCGGCCTGGTCCGGGCCGTGGTGCTCAACTCCGGCGGCGCCAACGCCTGCACCGGGGCGCCCGGCTTCCAGGACACCCACGCCACCGCCGAACACACCGCGGCCACGCTCAGCGGTGCGGCCGGCGGCGCGGCGGTCGGTGCCGGCGAGGTGGCGATCTGCTCGACCGGGCTGATCGGCGAGCGGCTGCCGATGGACCGGCTGCTGCCGGGCGTGGCCGCGGCCGTGGCCGGGCTGACCACCGACGGCGGAGCGGCGGCGGCCGAGGCGATCATGACCACCGACACCCGACCGAAGACGACGGTGGTCGACGGCGCCGGCTGGACCGTCGGCGGGATGGCCAAGGGCTCCGGGATGCTCGCGCCCGCGCTGGCCACCATGCTCTGCGTGGTCACCACCGACGCGGTCGCCGGGCCGGCCATGCTCGACGAGGCGCTCCGGGAAGCCTGCCGGGTCAGCCTCGAACGGGTCGACTCGGACGGCTGCCTCTCCACGAACGACACCGTGCTGCTGCTGGCCAGCGGCGCCTCCGGGATCGCACCCGGCCAGGCCGAACTGACCGCCGCCGTCACCACGGCCTGCCGGGACCTCGCCCGGCAACTGGTGGCCGACGCCGAGGGCGCCAGCAAGGAGGTCGCGATCGAGGTCGTCGGCGCGGCCGGCGAGGACGACGCGGTCGAGGTCGGCCGCGCGGTCGCCCGGAACAACCTGGTCAAGACCGCCCTGTTCGGCAACGACCCGAACTGGGGCCGGATCCTCGCCGCCGTCGGCACCACCGCCGCCGCCTTCGAACCCGACGGCGTCGACGTGGCGGTCAACGGCGTCTGGGTCTGCCGCTCCGGGGCCGCCGCCGAGGACCGCAGCAAGGTCGACCTCACCGGCCGGCAGGTGACGATCCGGATCGACCTGCACGCCGGCCCGGCCGAGGCCACCATCTGGACCAACGACCTGTCACACGCGTACGTGCACGAGAACTCGGCGTACTCGACGTGA
- a CDS encoding acetylornithine transaminase, which produces MTTNRPVTTTNLVDRWAQSMMDNYGTPQLALVRGSGAVVVDEAGREYVDLVGGIAVNALGHAHPAVVEAVSRQVATLGHVSNLFVAEPPVALAELLLALAGRPGRVFFANSGAEANEAAFKLSRLTGRGHVVATDGGFHGRTMGALALTGQPAKADPFRPLPGEVTHVPYGDVEALAAAVTDETAMVILEPIQGENGVVVPPPGYLAAARRITAERGALLALDEVQTGIGRTGHWFAHQADGIEPDLVTLAKGLGGGLPIGACMAFGGAAELLRPGAHGTTFGGNPVSCAAALAVISTIANEGLLDHVKRVGERIRRGVEALDHPLVAQVRGAGLLLGIVLRAPAAAATAGVLRDAGFLTNPVQPAAIRLAPPLILGLDQADAFLAALPAALDAAAPAASTPPEATAASEASASPEAPAPAVVEQTRGGH; this is translated from the coding sequence ATGACGACGAACCGTCCCGTCACGACGACGAACCTGGTCGACCGCTGGGCGCAGTCCATGATGGACAACTACGGCACCCCGCAGCTCGCGCTGGTCCGCGGCAGCGGCGCGGTGGTGGTCGACGAGGCCGGCCGGGAGTACGTCGACCTGGTCGGCGGGATCGCGGTGAACGCGCTCGGGCACGCCCACCCGGCGGTGGTCGAGGCGGTCTCCCGGCAGGTCGCCACCCTCGGGCACGTCTCCAACCTCTTCGTCGCCGAGCCGCCGGTGGCGCTCGCCGAGCTGCTGCTGGCGCTGGCCGGCCGCCCCGGCCGGGTCTTCTTCGCGAACTCCGGTGCCGAGGCGAACGAGGCGGCCTTCAAACTCTCCCGGCTCACCGGCCGCGGCCACGTGGTCGCCACCGACGGCGGCTTCCACGGCCGGACGATGGGCGCGCTGGCGCTCACCGGCCAGCCGGCCAAGGCCGACCCGTTCCGCCCGCTGCCCGGCGAGGTCACCCACGTCCCGTACGGCGACGTCGAGGCGCTGGCCGCGGCGGTCACCGACGAGACCGCGATGGTGATCCTGGAGCCGATCCAGGGCGAGAACGGCGTCGTCGTGCCGCCCCCCGGCTATCTCGCCGCCGCCCGCCGGATCACCGCCGAGCGCGGTGCGCTGCTGGCGCTGGACGAGGTGCAGACCGGGATCGGGCGTACCGGGCACTGGTTCGCGCACCAGGCCGACGGGATCGAGCCGGACCTGGTCACCCTGGCCAAGGGGCTCGGCGGCGGGCTGCCGATCGGCGCCTGCATGGCCTTCGGCGGTGCCGCCGAACTGCTCCGGCCGGGCGCCCACGGCACCACCTTCGGCGGCAACCCGGTCAGCTGTGCCGCCGCCCTCGCCGTCATCTCCACGATCGCCAACGAAGGGCTGCTCGACCACGTGAAGCGGGTCGGCGAGCGGATCCGGCGCGGCGTGGAGGCGCTGGACCATCCGCTGGTGGCGCAGGTGCGCGGCGCCGGGCTGCTGCTCGGCATCGTGCTGCGGGCGCCGGCCGCCGCCGCGACCGCCGGGGTGCTGCGGGACGCCGGGTTCCTCACCAACCCGGTGCAGCCGGCGGCGATCCGGCTCGCCCCGCCGCTGATCCTCGGCCTGGACCAGGCCGACGCCTTCCTGGCCGCCCTTCCGGCGGCCCTGGACGCGGCGGCCCCGGCAGCGTCGACGCCACCGGAGGCGACGGCAGCGTCGGAGGCGTCGGCGTCACCGGAGGCGCCGGCTCCGGCCGTCGTCGAGCAGACCCGGGGCGGGCACTGA
- a CDS encoding Crp/Fnr family transcriptional regulator, with product MPSRPDPQSATDWPHGTLLSRLDPATRADLLRLGVRRRVVAGQILLHEGAQGSHLVLLRQGLTKVTASHPDGRSTLLAIRFRGDLVGEMSALNKRPRSATVTTCGPAVVNVIQLHEFKPFLRSHPEAALEVAAMVADRLRWSNQRRVEFTSYPARVRVARIIAELARSHGRQAPDGVVIDIHLTQSELATACGASDTTIEKTLRQLRGEGVVETDYRRITIRDLARLWEICGFDPLDGR from the coding sequence GTGCCGTCTCGACCCGACCCCCAGTCGGCCACCGACTGGCCACACGGGACGCTGCTGTCCAGACTCGACCCGGCGACCCGGGCGGACCTGCTCCGACTCGGCGTCCGGCGGCGGGTGGTCGCCGGACAGATCCTGTTGCACGAGGGAGCGCAGGGGTCACATCTGGTGCTGCTCCGGCAGGGTCTGACAAAGGTGACGGCCAGCCACCCGGACGGGCGGAGCACCCTGCTCGCCATCCGGTTCCGGGGCGACCTCGTCGGTGAGATGTCCGCGCTGAACAAGCGGCCACGGTCGGCGACGGTCACCACCTGCGGCCCGGCCGTGGTGAACGTCATCCAACTGCACGAGTTCAAGCCATTCCTGCGCAGTCACCCGGAGGCGGCTCTGGAGGTCGCGGCCATGGTGGCGGACCGGCTCCGCTGGTCCAACCAGCGGCGGGTCGAGTTCACCTCGTACCCGGCGCGGGTGCGGGTGGCCCGGATCATCGCCGAGCTGGCGCGCAGCCACGGACGTCAGGCACCCGACGGGGTGGTCATCGACATCCATCTGACCCAGTCGGAACTCGCCACCGCCTGCGGCGCTTCGGACACCACCATCGAGAAGACCCTTCGTCAGCTCCGCGGGGAAGGAGTCGTGGAGACCGACTACCGACGGATCACCATCCGCGACCTCGCGCGGCTGTGGGAAATCTGCGGCTTCGACCCACTCGACGGCCGTTAA
- the argB gene encoding acetylglutamate kinase → MTLTRDLTEAQRKAATLIEALPWLARFSGATVVVKYGGNAMVDPELQRAFAADMVFMRYAGLKPVVVHGGGPQISAMLRRLGISSEFKGGLRVTTPEAMDVVRMVLVGQVGRELVGLINEYGPFAVGLSGEDARLFTAVRRPAYVDGEAVDIGQVGDVDEVDVSAVADLISAGRIPVISTVAPDADGVLHNLNADTAAAALAVALDARKLVVLTDVPGLYADWPDTDSLVSEISTGQLAELLPKLESGMVPKMEACLRAVRGGVPAAHVVDGRVAHSTLLEVFTSEGFGTMVVPEPGAVRS, encoded by the coding sequence ATGACGCTGACCCGGGACCTGACCGAGGCGCAGCGCAAGGCGGCCACCCTCATCGAGGCGCTGCCCTGGCTGGCCCGTTTCTCCGGCGCCACGGTGGTGGTGAAGTACGGCGGCAACGCCATGGTCGACCCGGAGTTGCAGCGGGCGTTCGCCGCCGACATGGTCTTCATGCGCTACGCCGGGTTGAAGCCGGTGGTGGTGCACGGCGGCGGGCCGCAGATCTCCGCCATGCTGCGCCGGCTCGGCATCAGCAGCGAGTTCAAGGGCGGGCTGCGGGTCACCACGCCCGAGGCGATGGACGTGGTCCGGATGGTGCTGGTCGGCCAGGTCGGGCGGGAACTGGTCGGCCTGATCAACGAGTACGGCCCGTTCGCGGTCGGCCTCTCCGGCGAGGACGCCCGGCTCTTCACCGCGGTACGCCGCCCGGCGTACGTGGACGGCGAAGCGGTCGACATCGGCCAGGTCGGCGACGTGGACGAGGTGGACGTCTCGGCGGTCGCCGACCTGATCTCGGCCGGCCGGATCCCGGTGATCTCCACAGTCGCGCCGGACGCCGACGGGGTGCTGCACAACCTCAACGCCGACACCGCCGCCGCCGCGCTGGCCGTCGCGCTGGACGCCCGCAAGCTGGTGGTGCTCACCGACGTACCCGGGCTCTACGCCGACTGGCCGGACACCGACAGCCTGGTCTCGGAGATCAGCACCGGTCAGCTCGCCGAGCTGCTGCCGAAGCTGGAGTCCGGAATGGTGCCGAAGATGGAGGCCTGCCTGCGGGCCGTCCGTGGCGGGGTGCCGGCGGCGCACGTGGTGGACGGGCGGGTGGCGCACTCGACCCTGCTCGAAGTTTTCACGTCGGAAGGATTCGGCACGATGGTGGTACCCGAGCCCGGGGCGGTCCGGTCATGA
- the argC gene encoding N-acetyl-gamma-glutamyl-phosphate reductase, whose translation MGIRVAVAGASGYAGGELLRLIAGHPELDLVAATAHSQAGQPVAAVHPQLTGLDLVFGRTEPAALADADLVFLALPHGESAALAAALPDDLRLVDLGADHRLTDATAWTRYYGGSHAGAWTYGLPELPGQRAAIAAATRVAATGCYAVATILALAPLLAAGVAAPDDVVVVAASGASGAGRSAKPHLLGSEVMGDLSPYKVGAHQHVPEIKQASGATGLSFTPVLAPMPRGILATVTALPVGDTPADPRAVLAQAYADAPFVHLLPEGQWPHTAATLGGNSCHLQATVDVDSGRLIVLSAIDNLGKGAAGQAVQCANLMLGLPETAGLSGYGVAP comes from the coding sequence ATGGGAATTCGAGTCGCGGTCGCCGGCGCGAGTGGGTACGCGGGCGGCGAACTGCTCCGGTTGATCGCCGGGCACCCCGAACTCGATCTCGTCGCCGCCACCGCACACAGCCAGGCCGGTCAGCCCGTCGCCGCCGTACACCCGCAGCTCACCGGGCTCGACCTGGTGTTCGGCCGGACCGAGCCGGCGGCCCTGGCCGACGCGGACCTGGTCTTCCTGGCCCTGCCGCACGGCGAGTCGGCGGCGCTGGCCGCCGCCCTGCCGGACGACCTGCGTCTGGTCGACCTGGGCGCGGACCACCGGCTCACCGACGCCACCGCCTGGACCCGCTACTACGGCGGCAGCCATGCCGGCGCCTGGACCTACGGGTTGCCGGAACTGCCCGGCCAGCGGGCGGCGATCGCCGCCGCCACCCGGGTCGCCGCCACCGGCTGCTACGCGGTGGCCACGATCCTGGCCCTCGCTCCGCTGCTCGCCGCCGGGGTGGCCGCCCCGGACGACGTGGTGGTGGTGGCCGCCTCCGGCGCATCCGGCGCCGGCCGGTCCGCCAAGCCGCACCTGCTGGGCAGCGAGGTGATGGGCGACCTCTCGCCCTACAAGGTCGGCGCCCACCAGCACGTGCCGGAGATCAAGCAGGCCAGCGGGGCGACCGGGCTCTCCTTCACTCCGGTGCTGGCGCCGATGCCGCGCGGCATCCTGGCCACCGTCACCGCCTTGCCCGTCGGGGACACCCCGGCCGACCCGCGCGCGGTGCTGGCCCAGGCGTACGCGGACGCGCCGTTCGTGCACCTGCTGCCCGAGGGGCAGTGGCCGCACACCGCCGCCACGCTCGGCGGCAACTCCTGCCACCTACAGGCCACCGTCGACGTCGACTCCGGCCGGCTGATCGTGCTCAGCGCCATCGACAACCTCGGCAAGGGCGCCGCCGGGCAGGCGGTGCAGTGCGCCAACCTGATGCTCGGGCTGCCGGAGACCGCCGGCCTGTCCGGGTACGGGGTGGCGCCGTGA
- a CDS encoding MFS transporter has product MRQALRSRAVRTFAVTQFLLEVQFWFPIWLLYLLDLGFPLATAVLADGVFRIVSVACEFPVGVLADRIGRRRAYLTLAGGAVLTFAAISQVRTVQTLFAAWVLWAVLWALSSGAASAYLYELCLQDELEISPSRAFGLVRAVGSGSVLLSLLAAGYLYKTEPTLPFTVTAGLAAVAFLLALTLPEIAGSRVATTLASVAADIRAAVADVRVRRAVWLGVLLLLFGWSARILFQPLALELGLSAQVTGWMYAAFAAASVLGGLLAGYVPVPRRRIALTGSFLLVLGTLVAVSQAEWLGPFLFLPVMGFGYALGMTVLEVLTNEVTSRRVRALVFGVVASLAGVGIAVARPGLGILSERRSTGFAAGVWAGIGVVLVLLAIWQIRRLDRGPHGLRIRSEPDAGR; this is encoded by the coding sequence GTGAGGCAGGCGCTGCGCAGTCGGGCGGTGCGTACCTTCGCCGTCACCCAGTTCCTGCTGGAGGTCCAGTTCTGGTTCCCGATCTGGCTGCTCTACCTGCTGGACCTCGGCTTCCCGCTGGCCACCGCGGTACTCGCCGACGGGGTGTTCCGGATCGTCTCGGTCGCCTGCGAGTTCCCGGTCGGGGTGCTCGCGGACCGGATCGGGCGGCGCCGGGCGTACCTGACCCTGGCCGGGGGTGCGGTGCTGACGTTCGCGGCGATCTCACAGGTCCGTACCGTGCAGACGCTCTTCGCCGCGTGGGTGCTCTGGGCCGTACTCTGGGCGCTCAGCTCCGGGGCGGCCAGCGCCTACCTCTACGAACTCTGCCTACAGGACGAGCTGGAGATCAGTCCGTCCCGGGCCTTCGGACTGGTCCGTGCGGTCGGCAGCGGCTCGGTGCTGCTCTCGCTGCTCGCCGCCGGCTACCTCTACAAGACGGAGCCGACGCTGCCGTTCACCGTCACCGCCGGCCTGGCCGCGGTGGCGTTCCTGCTCGCACTGACCCTGCCGGAGATCGCCGGATCCCGGGTCGCCACCACACTGGCCTCGGTGGCCGCCGACATCCGGGCCGCGGTGGCCGACGTGCGGGTCCGCCGGGCCGTCTGGCTGGGCGTGCTGCTGCTGCTCTTCGGCTGGAGCGCCCGGATCCTGTTCCAGCCACTGGCCCTGGAGCTGGGCCTCTCCGCCCAGGTCACCGGCTGGATGTACGCGGCCTTCGCCGCCGCCTCGGTGCTCGGCGGCCTGCTCGCCGGGTACGTTCCGGTGCCGCGCCGCCGGATCGCGCTGACCGGGTCGTTCCTGCTCGTCCTCGGCACCCTGGTCGCGGTCAGCCAGGCGGAGTGGCTCGGCCCGTTCCTGTTCCTGCCGGTGATGGGCTTCGGCTATGCGCTCGGCATGACGGTGCTGGAGGTGCTCACCAACGAGGTCACCTCGCGCCGGGTCCGCGCCCTGGTCTTCGGGGTGGTCGCCAGCCTGGCCGGGGTCGGTATCGCGGTGGCCCGCCCCGGGCTGGGGATCCTCTCCGAACGGCGGTCGACCGGGTTCGCGGCCGGGGTGTGGGCCGGGATCGGCGTCGTACTGGTGCTGCTGGCGATCTGGCAGATCCGTCGGCTCGACCGCGGTCCGCACGGTCTCCGGATCCGGTCCGAACCCGATGCGGGACGTTAA
- a CDS encoding transporter substrate-binding domain-containing protein, protein MAPNPARWSSLLLKPLRIWGPVLALLLVVAVAGTYIAIGLRPSPTSPSRPVLVASGDWAPFVGPELPDGGPVAELVVEVLNRAGYRPEIRYTSWALAEEQVRSGATVGVFPLVASESRRADLLLSDPLVDFEYVLFYDRRAGQPKISAAADLARLRVGGITGYDYWDELESAVTDFVEFKSTLEGFQALAEGRIDLLAEGLLPGQAALADPDFTGDIADFGHLQGDDPLVHSVQGLHFMMADSTEAAAVMRKFNQELGQLRRSEEYAEIVAGLSPSEQREVALDPVGGTGLVELLDERGVLVLLAPQGTRAQVLHWPDEFVGRAGPTPGRILVEVKLTNGPAQGRVLRVDARALRLGTVGR, encoded by the coding sequence GTGGCGCCGAACCCGGCCAGATGGTCCAGCCTGCTGCTCAAGCCGCTCCGGATCTGGGGCCCGGTGCTCGCCCTGCTGCTGGTGGTGGCGGTCGCCGGGACGTACATCGCGATCGGGCTGCGCCCGTCGCCCACCTCGCCGTCCCGGCCGGTGCTGGTCGCCAGCGGCGACTGGGCGCCGTTCGTCGGCCCGGAGTTGCCCGACGGCGGCCCGGTCGCCGAACTGGTGGTCGAGGTGCTGAACCGCGCCGGCTACCGCCCCGAGATCAGGTACACCTCGTGGGCGCTGGCCGAGGAGCAGGTCCGCTCCGGTGCCACCGTCGGGGTCTTCCCGCTGGTCGCCAGCGAGTCACGGCGGGCGGACCTGCTGCTGTCGGACCCGCTCGTCGACTTCGAGTACGTGCTCTTCTACGACCGCCGGGCCGGCCAGCCGAAGATCTCCGCCGCCGCCGACCTGGCCCGGCTGCGGGTCGGCGGCATCACCGGGTACGACTACTGGGACGAACTGGAGTCGGCGGTCACCGACTTCGTCGAGTTCAAGTCCACACTGGAGGGCTTCCAGGCACTGGCCGAGGGCCGGATCGACCTGCTCGCCGAGGGGCTGCTCCCCGGCCAGGCGGCGCTGGCCGATCCCGACTTCACCGGGGACATCGCCGACTTCGGCCACCTCCAGGGCGACGACCCGCTGGTCCACTCCGTCCAGGGGCTGCACTTCATGATGGCGGACAGCACCGAGGCGGCCGCCGTGATGCGGAAGTTCAACCAGGAACTCGGCCAGTTGCGCCGGAGCGAGGAGTACGCCGAGATCGTCGCCGGGCTAAGCCCGTCGGAGCAGCGGGAGGTCGCCCTCGATCCGGTCGGCGGCACCGGGCTGGTGGAGCTGCTGGACGAACGCGGCGTGCTGGTCCTGCTCGCCCCGCAGGGCACCCGGGCGCAGGTGCTGCACTGGCCGGACGAGTTCGTCGGCCGGGCCGGCCCGACACCCGGCCGGATCCTGGTCGAGGTGAAACTGACGAACGGGCCGGCGCAGGGGCGGGTGCTCCGGGTCGACGCCCGCGCCCTGCGGTTGGGGACGGTGGGCCGGTGA